A single region of the Salvia splendens isolate huo1 chromosome 18, SspV2, whole genome shotgun sequence genome encodes:
- the LOC121775955 gene encoding heavy metal-associated isoprenylated plant protein 32-like: protein MNKQDLLKVQTCVLRVNIHCEGCMHKVKKKLQKVEGVYKVSIDSEQGKVTVSGNADPPSLIEKLEKAGKHAELWGPQKGAGTTPFPISHDQLKKFQIENFNKNNNQKNGSVQQLPFKKGVEKAPAKDHKSVRFELPEDDDEEDYDDVFDEFDEDEDFEDEFGEVHGKVPVKGAVGGGGGEKLSKGEKGGGKEGGKAKKKGGGGGGGGGGGIDMFIKGMLNKASGKKKRKSEKSSKKKEGFELGDGKKGKNDDNGTNGRSKKTGDNLHGGKQQHHNQQQQAFNEMKGNHKGGGGGGRNMEMMGLAAMNNDGGFPGAGQGNPYSQQQQQYMAQMMMMNQMNQHGHEGAYHHPMVYARPPPPAHMGYGGPAPQMGYGYGPYGAPPAASGGYAHVFSDENTDSCSIM from the exons ATGAATAAACAGGATTTGCTGAAGGTTCAG ACATGTGTTTTGAGAGTGAACATTCACTGCGAGGGTTGTATGCACAAGGTGAAGAAGAAGCTGCAGAAGGTCGAAG GAGTGTATAAGGTGAGTATAGATTCGGAGCAGGGGAAGGTGACGGTATCGGGAAATGCAGATCCGCCGAGCCTAATCGAGAAGCTTGAGAAGGCGGGGAAGCACGCCGAGCTCTGGGGCCCGCAGAAGGGCGCTGGAACGACGCCGTTTCCGATCTCGCACGACCAGCTTAAGAAATTCCAGATTGAGAACTTCAATAAGAATAATAATCAGAAGAATGGATCCGTTCAGCAGCTTCCTTTTAAGAAAGGTGTTGAGAAGGCTCCGGCGAAGGACCACAAATCGGTGAGATTTGAGTTGCCGGAGGACGATGATGAAGAGGATTACGATGATGTTTTTGATGAGTTTGATGAGGATGAGGATTTTGAGGATGAGTTTGGGGAAGTTCATGGTAAGGTGCCTGTGAAAGGGGCGGTTGGTGGCGGCGGTGGGGAGAAGCTGAGTAAGGGCGAAAAAGGCGGTGGTAAAGAGGGGGGGAAGGCGAAGAAGAAGGGCGGGGGCGGGGGTGGGGGTGGGGGCGGTGGGATTGATATGTTCATCAAGGGAATGTTGAACAAGGCTAgtgggaagaagaagaggaaatcaGAGAAGAGTAGCAAGAAGAAAGAGGGATTTGAGTTGGGAGATGGTAAAAAGGGGAAGAATGATGATAATGGAACAAATGGACGGAGCAAGAAAACAGGGGATAATTTACATGGAGGCAAACAGCAGCATCATAATCAGCAGCAGCAGGCTTTCAATGAGATGAAAGGGAATCATaaaggaggtggtggtggaggcagGAATATGGAGATGATGGGGCTTGCGGCGATGAACAATGATGGGGGGTTCCCGGGGGCGGGACAGGGGAATCCATACagccagcagcagcagcaataCATGGctcagatgatgatgatgaatcaGATGAATCAGCATGGCCATGAAGGGGCCTATCATCATCCCATGGTTTACGCAAGGCCGCCGCCGCCTGCGCACATGGGCTACGGTGGTCCGGCTCCCCAGATGGGCTACGGTTACGGTCCTTACGGAGCACCACCGGCGGCCTCAGGGGGGTATGCTCATGTTTTCAGTGATGAGAACACTGATAGTTGTAGTATTATGTAA
- the LOC121777294 gene encoding receptor-like serine/threonine-protein kinase ALE2 isoform X2, with protein sequence MLRRLHSSRANSSSSAASSKRVVHNSNCMFIGHSTINLDPSSDVSCIYGNRPQMRGYQVQVFTLKEAEKATNNFCDANMIWTDVYRGVLRDGTPAAIKILRGTGRSAERAFRSHVELLCRVRCSYIRELLGYCADEEKRLLVLEYMANGSLADHLRRGTLKWGTRLKIALDCGRALEYLHEHMSPSIIHRNIRSTTILLDHTFTAKLSGFGLAKIGSDKLNGLVSTRVLGTTVYLAPEYASTGKLTTKSDVYSYGVILLELLTGRLPIDTTRPPGEHLLVSWALPRLTNREKVMEMIDPALQGHYSKKDLVQVAAIAAMCVQTEADYRPLITDVVQSLMPLVKNHSVPSSSGFAHTPSPKF encoded by the exons ATGCTCCGCCGCCTCCACTCCTCCAGAGccaacagcagcagcagcgccgCCTCGAGTAAGAGGGTGGTCCACAACAGCAATTGCATGTTCATTGGTCACAGCACCATCAACTTAGATCCCTCTTCAG ATGTCAGCTGCATATACGGAAACAGGCCGCAGATGCGAGGGTACCAGGTGCAGGTATTCACTCTCAAGGAGGCCGAGAAGGCCACCAACAACTTCTGCGACGCCAACATGATATGGACGGACGTGTACAGAGGGGTGCTCCGCGACGGCACCCCTGCGGCCATCAAGATCCTCCGCGGCACTGGTAGGTCCGCAGAGCGAGCTTTCCGTTCCCACGTAGAGCTGTTGTGCCGTGTGCGGTGTTCGTACATAAGGGAGCTGTTGGGGTACTGTGCTGATGAGGAGAAGAGGTTGTTGGTGCTGGAGTACATGGCTAATGGGTCTCTAGCAGATCATCTTCGGCGTGGGACGTTGAAATGGGGCACTCGGTTAAAGATTGCTCTCGATTGTGGTCGAGCTTTGGAGTATCTCCATGAGCACATGAGCCCTTCCATCATCCACCGCAATATCAGATCCACCACCATTCTCTTGGATCACACCTTCACTGCTAAACTTTCGGGTTTCGGTCTAGCCAAGATTGGGTCCGACAAACTCAATGGCCTTGTTTCTACGCGAGTTCTGGGGACCACCGTATATTTGGCCCCAGA GTATGCATCTACAGGGAAGCTCACCACTAAATCAGATGTGTATAGTTATGGTGTCATTCTCTTGGAGCTGTTAACGGGACGCCTGCCTATCGACACCACCCGCCCTCCTGGGGAACATCTCCTCGTTTCATGG GCGCTTCCGCGTTTGACCAATAGAGAGAAAGTGATGGAAATGATCGACCCAGCCCTACAAGGCCACTACTCCAAGAAAGATCTTGTTCAA GTGGCTGCAATAGCAGCTATGTGTGTGCAGACAGAGGCCGATTATAGGCCTCTGATCACGGACGTGGTCCAGTCGTTGATGCCCCTAGTGAAGAACCACTCGGTGCCCAGCTCCTCCGGATTCGCGCACACTCCAAGCCCCAAATTTTGA
- the LOC121776116 gene encoding E3 ubiquitin-protein ligase ATL6-like: MNSLLLLLLLLTSAAAQPSRDPTNENQYNYANFSPSMAIIIVVLIAALFFMGFFSIYIRHCTDSSSSAGAGARRVLSLRGRRAATARGLDPDVLSTFPTFTYAEVKDHKLGKSALECAVCLNEFEDHETLRLIPKCDHVFHPDCVDVWLESHVTCPVCRANLVPQPGDGDLEPVQVPVLEMSVSRTSEIAVQIEENQHQETGLDRNGTNRSPGFDLPNRPPRSWSVRTAKAVGLDKFRSHSTGHSLVQPGENLDRFTLRLPNMVRKEMMDRAVLNRTGSLAATTLPRERSSRRGFRAGEGSSRWGFFARGLSMKSTKVVAEAGESSGSSGPPLRMPSFTCLEPKTDDETGLISADRNKSPV; this comes from the coding sequence ATGAattccctcctcctcctcctcctcctcctcaccTCCGCCGCCGCTCAGCCTTCCCGCGACCCCACCAATGAAAACCAGTACAACTACGCCAACTTCAGCCCCTCCATGGCCATCATCATCGTCGTCCTCATCGCCGCCCTCTTCTTCATGGGCTTCTTCTCCATCTACATCCGCCACTGCACcgactcctcctcctccgccggcGCCGGCGCCCGCCGCGTCCTCTCCCTCCGCGGCCGCCGCGCTGCCACCGCCCGCGGCCTCGACCCCGACGTCCTCTCCACCTTCCCCACCTTCACCTACGCCGAGGTCAAGGACCACAAGCTCGGCAAGAGCGCCCTCGAGTGCGCCGTCTGCCTCAACGAGTTCGAGGACCACGAAACGCTCCGTTTGATCCCCAAGTGCGACCACGTCTTCCACCCCGACTGCGTCGACGTCTGGCTCGAATCCCACGTCACCTGCCCCGTCTGCCGCGCCAATCTCGTCCCCCAACCCGGGGACGGCGATCTAGAACCAGTTCAGGTTCCGGTTCTGGAGATGAGTGTCTCCAGAACTAGTGAAATCGCGGTTCAAATAGAAGAAAACCAGCACCAGGAAACCGGGTTGGACAGAAATGGCACTAACCGGAGTCCGGGTTTCGATCTCCCAAACCGGCCGCCAAGGTCATGGTCGGTTCGGACCGCAAAAGCGGTCGGTTTGGATAAGTTCAGATCCCACTCGACCGGGCATTCTCTGGTTCAACCGGGGGAGAATCTTGACCGGTTCACTTTAAGGCTGCCCAACATGGTTAGAAAGGAGATGATGGACCGGGCAGTGTTGAACCGGACCGGGAGCCTCGCGGCTACCACATTGCCTAGGGAGAGGAGTTCGCGGAGGGGATTCAGAGCCGGCGAGGGGAGCAGCCGGTGGGGATTTTTCGCGAGAGGGTTGTCGATGAAGTCGACGAAGGTGGTGGCGGAGGCCGGGGAGAGTAGCGGGAGCAGCGGGCCGCCGTTGAGGATGCCGTCTTTCACGTGTTTGGAGCCGAAGACAGATGACGAAACCGGTCTGATTTCGGCGGACCGGAATAAGTCTCCGGTTTAA
- the LOC121777294 gene encoding pto-interacting protein 1-like isoform X1 yields MMDSPQSHGQHHEIIPSSSLLIIVVPVIIVVLLVAILLLAAMLRRLHSSRANSSSSAASSKRVVHNSNCMFIGHSTINLDPSSDVSCIYGNRPQMRGYQVQVFTLKEAEKATNNFCDANMIWTDVYRGVLRDGTPAAIKILRGTGRSAERAFRSHVELLCRVRCSYIRELLGYCADEEKRLLVLEYMANGSLADHLRRGTLKWGTRLKIALDCGRALEYLHEHMSPSIIHRNIRSTTILLDHTFTAKLSGFGLAKIGSDKLNGLVSTRVLGTTVYLAPEYASTGKLTTKSDVYSYGVILLELLTGRLPIDTTRPPGEHLLVSWALPRLTNREKVMEMIDPALQGHYSKKDLVQVAAIAAMCVQTEADYRPLITDVVQSLMPLVKNHSVPSSSGFAHTPSPKF; encoded by the exons ATGATGGACTCGCCCCAATCCCACGGGCAACACCATGAGATAATCCCGTCGTCGTCCCTCCTCATTATAGTTGTTCCCGTCATCATTGTAGTCCTCCTCGTCGCTATACTACTCCTGGCTGCGATGCTCCGCCGCCTCCACTCCTCCAGAGccaacagcagcagcagcgccgCCTCGAGTAAGAGGGTGGTCCACAACAGCAATTGCATGTTCATTGGTCACAGCACCATCAACTTAGATCCCTCTTCAG ATGTCAGCTGCATATACGGAAACAGGCCGCAGATGCGAGGGTACCAGGTGCAGGTATTCACTCTCAAGGAGGCCGAGAAGGCCACCAACAACTTCTGCGACGCCAACATGATATGGACGGACGTGTACAGAGGGGTGCTCCGCGACGGCACCCCTGCGGCCATCAAGATCCTCCGCGGCACTGGTAGGTCCGCAGAGCGAGCTTTCCGTTCCCACGTAGAGCTGTTGTGCCGTGTGCGGTGTTCGTACATAAGGGAGCTGTTGGGGTACTGTGCTGATGAGGAGAAGAGGTTGTTGGTGCTGGAGTACATGGCTAATGGGTCTCTAGCAGATCATCTTCGGCGTGGGACGTTGAAATGGGGCACTCGGTTAAAGATTGCTCTCGATTGTGGTCGAGCTTTGGAGTATCTCCATGAGCACATGAGCCCTTCCATCATCCACCGCAATATCAGATCCACCACCATTCTCTTGGATCACACCTTCACTGCTAAACTTTCGGGTTTCGGTCTAGCCAAGATTGGGTCCGACAAACTCAATGGCCTTGTTTCTACGCGAGTTCTGGGGACCACCGTATATTTGGCCCCAGA GTATGCATCTACAGGGAAGCTCACCACTAAATCAGATGTGTATAGTTATGGTGTCATTCTCTTGGAGCTGTTAACGGGACGCCTGCCTATCGACACCACCCGCCCTCCTGGGGAACATCTCCTCGTTTCATGG GCGCTTCCGCGTTTGACCAATAGAGAGAAAGTGATGGAAATGATCGACCCAGCCCTACAAGGCCACTACTCCAAGAAAGATCTTGTTCAA GTGGCTGCAATAGCAGCTATGTGTGTGCAGACAGAGGCCGATTATAGGCCTCTGATCACGGACGTGGTCCAGTCGTTGATGCCCCTAGTGAAGAACCACTCGGTGCCCAGCTCCTCCGGATTCGCGCACACTCCAAGCCCCAAATTTTGA